A stretch of Dyella sp. BiH032 DNA encodes these proteins:
- the fliM gene encoding flagellar motor switch protein FliM, translating into MSDLLSQEEIDALLNGVNGGDVPTGGDEPPPADAVLSYDFTQQDRIVRGRLPTLEMVNDRFARYFRAGIFSVLRKTCEVSVLGVKMSKFNEYVHGLAVPSNLNLVRVKPLRGTALIVMEPRLVFSVIDNFFGGDGRYHARIEGRDFTPTESRVIQIMLAEVFTAMVEAWAPVLPLNFEFLNSEINPQFANIVSPTETVVVSRFHVEVDGGGGEIHLTLPYSMVEPIRVLLDAGVQSDRVERDERWLQSLHQEVLDAEVELSSLMLEVDMNIGDFLQLRPGDVIPVNLPELCTMFAEDVPIFRGQVGRAGGHKAVRFQSPAGRRESRHINEFSTGNTQA; encoded by the coding sequence GTGAGCGACTTGCTCTCCCAGGAAGAAATCGACGCGCTGCTCAATGGCGTCAATGGCGGCGACGTGCCCACCGGTGGCGACGAACCGCCGCCGGCCGACGCGGTGCTGTCCTATGACTTCACCCAGCAGGACCGCATCGTCCGCGGCCGTCTGCCGACGCTGGAAATGGTCAACGACCGTTTCGCGCGCTATTTCCGCGCCGGCATCTTCAGCGTGCTGCGCAAGACCTGCGAGGTCTCGGTGCTGGGCGTGAAGATGTCCAAGTTCAACGAATACGTGCACGGCCTGGCGGTGCCCAGCAACCTTAATCTGGTGCGCGTGAAGCCGCTGCGCGGCACCGCGCTGATCGTGATGGAACCGCGCCTGGTCTTCAGCGTGATCGACAACTTCTTCGGCGGCGACGGCCGCTATCACGCGCGCATCGAGGGCCGCGACTTCACGCCCACCGAGTCGCGCGTGATCCAGATCATGCTGGCGGAAGTCTTCACCGCGATGGTCGAAGCCTGGGCGCCGGTGCTGCCGCTGAACTTCGAGTTCCTCAACTCGGAGATCAATCCGCAGTTCGCCAACATCGTCAGCCCCACCGAGACGGTGGTGGTATCGCGCTTCCACGTGGAGGTGGACGGCGGTGGCGGCGAAATCCACCTCACCTTGCCGTACTCGATGGTCGAGCCGATCCGCGTGCTGCTCGATGCGGGCGTGCAGAGCGACCGCGTCGAGCGCGACGAACGCTGGCTGCAGAGCCTGCACCAGGAGGTGCTGGACGCCGAAGTCGAACTCAGCTCGCTGATGCTCGAAGTGGACATGAACATCGGCGACTTCCTGCAGCTGCGGCCCGGCGACGTGATTCCGGTGAACCTGCCGGAGCTGTGCACGATGTTCGCCGAGGACGTGCCCATTTTCCGCGGCCAGGTCGGCCGCGCCGGCGGCCACAAGGCCGTGCGCTTCCAGTCCCCCGCCGGCCGCCGCGAAAGCCGGCACATCAATGAATTCTCCACCGGGAATACCCAAGCATGA
- the fliN gene encoding flagellar motor switch protein FliN, translated as MLGVAGESGDVNLDLILDVPVTLAMEVGRTRISIRNLLQLNQGSVVELDRAAGEPLDVFVNGTLVAHGEVVVINEKFGIRLTDVISPAERVRKLR; from the coding sequence ATGCTCGGCGTGGCGGGCGAAAGCGGGGACGTCAACCTCGACCTGATCCTGGACGTGCCGGTCACGCTGGCGATGGAAGTCGGCCGCACGCGCATCAGCATCCGCAACCTGCTGCAGCTCAACCAGGGCTCGGTGGTGGAGCTGGACCGCGCCGCGGGCGAGCCGCTCGACGTCTTCGTCAACGGCACCCTGGTCGCCCATGGCGAAGTGGTGGTGATCAACGAGAAGTTCGGCATCCGCCTGACCGACGTGATCAGCCCCGCCGAGCGCGTGCGGAAGCTGCGCTGA
- a CDS encoding flagellar biosynthetic protein FliO, translated as MSLLLAFAATPAADPGVGAELLRVCLSLIGIVALIFAAGWLGRRAQGRAQSGGRRIRCVESFAVGTRERVLLLEADGKRLLVGVGQGGLRTLHVYEGEAPAVDTPSLPTPPAFADLLGLWKRKS; from the coding sequence ATGAGCCTGCTGCTCGCCTTCGCCGCCACCCCGGCGGCCGATCCCGGCGTGGGCGCGGAATTGCTGCGCGTCTGCCTGAGCCTGATCGGCATCGTCGCGCTGATCTTCGCCGCGGGCTGGCTGGGCCGCCGCGCGCAGGGCCGCGCGCAATCGGGCGGGCGGCGCATCCGCTGCGTCGAGTCGTTCGCCGTGGGCACGCGCGAACGCGTGCTGCTGCTGGAGGCCGACGGCAAGCGGCTGCTGGTCGGCGTGGGGCAGGGCGGCCTGCGCACGCTGCACGTGTACGAGGGCGAAGCCCCCGCCGTCGATACGCCGTCATTGCCGACGCCACCCGCTTTCGCGGATCTGCTCGGCCTCTGGAAACGCAAGTCATGA
- the fliP gene encoding flagellar type III secretion system pore protein FliP (The bacterial flagellar biogenesis protein FliP forms a type III secretion system (T3SS)-type pore required for flagellar assembly.), protein MKKCFLLALLALLALAPSPLLADPVAGIPALTVQNAGGGQSWTLSLQLLGLMTVLTLLPAVLLMMSSFTRVIIVLGFLRQALGTQSTPPNQVLLGLALFITLFVMSPVLERAYADGVKPYMDGQLSAELAIPAAAAPFKRFMLDQTRDPDLQLFTRLAKEQPYASKDDVPFRVAMPAFVTSELKTAFQMGFLLFIPFLIIDLVVASVLMSMGMMMVSPMIISLPFKIMLFVLVDGWSLLLGTLAGSFYS, encoded by the coding sequence ATGAAGAAGTGCTTCCTCCTCGCGCTGCTCGCTCTGCTGGCGCTGGCGCCGTCGCCGCTGCTGGCCGATCCCGTCGCGGGCATTCCGGCACTGACCGTGCAGAACGCCGGGGGCGGCCAGAGCTGGACGCTGTCGCTGCAACTGCTGGGCCTGATGACGGTTCTCACGCTGCTGCCGGCGGTCCTGCTGATGATGAGCTCGTTCACGCGAGTGATCATCGTGCTGGGTTTCCTGCGCCAGGCGCTGGGCACGCAATCCACGCCGCCGAACCAGGTACTGCTGGGGCTGGCGCTGTTCATCACGCTGTTCGTGATGTCGCCGGTGCTGGAGCGGGCCTACGCCGATGGCGTGAAGCCCTATATGGACGGCCAGCTGTCGGCGGAGCTGGCCATTCCCGCGGCGGCGGCGCCGTTCAAGCGCTTCATGCTGGACCAGACGCGCGATCCGGACCTGCAGCTCTTCACCCGCCTGGCGAAGGAGCAGCCCTATGCGAGCAAGGACGACGTGCCGTTTCGCGTGGCGATGCCGGCGTTCGTGACGAGCGAGCTGAAGACGGCGTTCCAGATGGGCTTCCTGCTGTTCATTCCGTTCCTGATCATCGATCTGGTGGTGGCGAGTGTGTTGATGTCGATGGGCATGATGATGGTGTCGCCGATGATCATCTCGTTGCCGTTCAAGATCATGTTGTTTGTGTTGGTGGATGGGTGGTCGTTGTTGCTGGGGACATTGGCGGGGAGTTTTTACTCGTGA
- the fliR gene encoding flagellar biosynthetic protein FliR: MTTVDLAQLPVWLGGLLWAMGRVAGLFLVAPVYGASVLPARTRVGLIVMLTMVLAPMAPARIDPLTAEGIATMAGQVLIGAAVGFVLRLTFEAVAFGGQLVAQSMSLGFAEVVNPQGGGSSPVLNQFYLLLVTLLFLAMDGHLRLVALLAESFRTLPPGTDAISPNGLHAVAAFGGQLFSGAVRVALPAMTSLLVVNMGFAAISRAAPAMNLFAVGFPITICLGFIALWLALRSLPGAFGALEESAWSLMRELLGA, from the coding sequence GTGACTACCGTCGACCTCGCCCAGTTGCCGGTCTGGCTCGGCGGCCTGCTGTGGGCGATGGGACGCGTGGCGGGGCTGTTTCTCGTCGCGCCGGTATATGGCGCCAGCGTGCTGCCGGCGCGTACTCGCGTGGGGCTGATCGTAATGCTGACCATGGTGCTCGCGCCGATGGCGCCGGCACGCATCGATCCGCTCACGGCGGAAGGCATCGCGACGATGGCGGGGCAGGTGCTGATCGGCGCGGCCGTGGGTTTCGTGCTGCGCCTGACTTTCGAGGCTGTAGCCTTTGGCGGGCAGCTGGTGGCGCAGAGCATGAGCTTGGGGTTCGCCGAGGTGGTCAATCCGCAGGGCGGCGGCAGTTCGCCGGTGCTCAATCAGTTTTATCTGCTGCTGGTCACCTTGCTGTTCCTGGCGATGGACGGGCACCTGCGCCTGGTGGCCCTGCTGGCCGAGAGCTTCCGTACGTTGCCGCCGGGTACGGATGCGATTTCGCCTAACGGCCTGCATGCGGTCGCCGCGTTCGGCGGGCAGCTGTTCTCCGGCGCGGTACGCGTGGCGCTGCCGGCGATGACCTCGCTGCTGGTGGTGAACATGGGCTTTGCGGCGATCAGCCGCGCGGCACCGGCGATGAACCTGTTCGCGGTGGGCTTCCCGATCACGATCTGCCTGGGCTTCATCGCCCTGTGGCTGGCGCTGCGCAGCCTGCCCGGCGCCTTCGGCGCGCTGGAGGAAAGCGCGTGGTCGCTGATGCGCGAACTCCTGGGAGCCTGA
- the flhB gene encoding flagellar biosynthesis protein FlhB, whose protein sequence is MSEHDDQERTEKPSEKRLREAREKGDVPRSRDLSGALVVLAGIAALMSGSERAFVHARRIYELGFGYSREALFSGELHGRVLGAALREAMALLTPVAVATLLATLAAPVLLGGLSFSAQALQPKFDRLDPIAGLARLVSLRGLVELAKSLLKLVFIGAALAWFLWHGQEAMQASGRGTVFAGIALSLSQLGRAALLFGTMLALIGGIDAAYQRYDYGRRLRMTKQELRDEAKESDGNPELKGRIRQVQHQLARRRMMQELPKADVVVTNPTHFAVALKYDDGRMRAPRVVAKGVDVIAMQIRQVAAGHRIPMVEAPPLARALYATTELGREIPASLYVAVAQVLAYVFQLRQAVAMGEVPPTPPSPQVDPDLLGPYR, encoded by the coding sequence ATGTCCGAACACGACGACCAGGAACGCACCGAAAAACCATCAGAAAAACGCCTGCGCGAAGCGCGCGAGAAGGGCGACGTCCCACGCTCGCGCGACCTCTCCGGCGCCCTGGTGGTGCTGGCCGGCATCGCCGCGCTGATGAGCGGCAGCGAGCGCGCGTTCGTGCATGCGCGGCGTATCTACGAGCTGGGGTTCGGCTACAGCCGTGAGGCGCTGTTCTCCGGCGAACTCCATGGGCGCGTGCTCGGCGCCGCGCTGCGGGAAGCGATGGCGCTGCTGACGCCGGTGGCGGTGGCGACGCTGCTCGCCACGCTGGCCGCTCCCGTACTGCTCGGTGGCTTGAGCTTCAGCGCGCAAGCCTTGCAGCCGAAGTTCGACCGGCTCGATCCCATCGCCGGCCTGGCGCGCCTGGTCTCGCTGCGCGGCCTGGTGGAACTGGCCAAGTCGCTGCTGAAGCTGGTCTTCATCGGCGCGGCGCTCGCCTGGTTCCTGTGGCACGGACAGGAGGCCATGCAGGCCAGCGGCCGCGGCACGGTGTTCGCCGGCATCGCGCTGTCGCTTTCCCAGCTCGGCCGCGCGGCCTTGCTGTTCGGCACCATGCTCGCGCTGATCGGCGGCATCGACGCGGCCTACCAGCGCTACGACTATGGCCGCCGCCTGCGCATGACCAAGCAGGAACTGCGCGACGAAGCCAAGGAAAGCGACGGCAACCCCGAGCTCAAGGGCCGCATCCGCCAGGTGCAGCATCAGCTCGCGCGCCGCCGCATGATGCAGGAGCTGCCGAAGGCCGACGTGGTGGTGACCAACCCCACCCACTTCGCCGTGGCGCTGAAATACGACGACGGCCGCATGCGCGCCCCGCGCGTGGTGGCCAAGGGCGTGGACGTGATCGCCATGCAGATCCGCCAGGTCGCCGCCGGCCATCGTATCCCCATGGTGGAAGCGCCGCCGCTGGCGCGCGCGCTGTATGCCACCACCGAACTGGGACGGGAAATCCCGGCTTCGCTGTACGTCGCCGTGGCGCAGGTGCTGGCCTACGTGTTCCAGCTGCGCCAGGCCGTCGCCATGGGCGAAGTCCCGCCCACGCCTCCGTCGCCGCAGGTCGATCCGGACCTGCTCGGCCCCTATCGCTGA
- the flhA gene encoding flagellar biosynthesis protein FlhA, with product MAAASASAFDTFKQISRRGAGAPIVMLAALAMVMLPLPPFLLDILFSFNIALSLVILLAVIYVMRPLEFAAFPTVVLMATLLRLALNIASTRVVLLHGHNGPGAAGKVIEAFGEFVIGGNFAVGLVVFAILTIINFVVVTKGATRVSEVTARFTLDAMPGKQMAIDADLNAGLLTQEQARERRQEVREEADFYGSMDGASKFVRGDATAGILILLINIVGGFFVGVMQHGLSAGDAAKTYTLLTIGDGLVAQVPALMLSIATAVIVTRVSRAQDMGKQVLGQVFGQPRALAVAGVVLGVMGLIPGMPNIAFLLLGAICGGAAWMMLKRERETRAKLAEEAAVEAAPAAAPAERLELGWEDVAGVDPVGLEVGYRLIPLVDKNQGGELMGRIKSVRRKLSQELGFLVPPVHIRDNLDLGPNTYRITLMGVPMGEAEVHNERLLAINPGRVHGPLQGIATQDPAFGLEAVWIETGQRDNAQALGYTVVDPATVVATHLSHILQGHAHELLSHQDVQQLLDRLAAAAPKLVEDLVPKRMSLGVVVKVLQNLLAERVPIRNMRSIVESLAEHAGQSQDPGALTAAVRVALGRQIVQEIAGLGTEIPVITLAPELEQILLSSLGNGGVAGAAVEPGLADRLQTGVADAARRQEMSGEPAVLLVAPQLRPWLARFTRHVAQNLHVLAYNEVPDNRRVRLVQALGR from the coding sequence ATGGCAGCCGCAAGCGCAAGCGCGTTCGATACTTTCAAGCAGATCAGCCGCCGCGGCGCGGGGGCGCCGATCGTCATGCTGGCCGCGCTGGCGATGGTCATGCTGCCGCTGCCGCCGTTCCTGCTGGATATCCTCTTCAGCTTCAACATCGCGCTGTCGCTGGTGATCCTGCTGGCGGTGATCTACGTGATGCGGCCGCTGGAGTTCGCCGCGTTCCCCACCGTGGTACTGATGGCCACCTTGCTGCGCCTGGCGCTGAACATCGCCTCCACCCGCGTGGTGCTGCTGCACGGCCACAACGGTCCGGGAGCCGCGGGCAAGGTGATCGAGGCCTTCGGTGAGTTCGTGATCGGCGGCAACTTCGCGGTGGGCCTGGTGGTGTTCGCCATCCTCACCATCATCAACTTTGTGGTGGTGACCAAGGGCGCCACGCGCGTGTCGGAAGTGACCGCGCGCTTCACCCTGGACGCGATGCCCGGCAAGCAGATGGCGATCGATGCCGACCTCAACGCCGGCCTGCTCACGCAGGAACAGGCGCGCGAACGCCGCCAGGAAGTGCGCGAGGAAGCGGATTTCTACGGCTCGATGGACGGCGCTTCCAAATTCGTCCGCGGCGATGCCACGGCGGGCATCCTGATCCTGCTGATCAACATCGTCGGCGGCTTCTTCGTCGGCGTGATGCAGCACGGCCTGTCCGCCGGCGACGCAGCCAAGACCTACACCTTGCTGACCATTGGCGACGGCCTGGTGGCGCAGGTGCCGGCGCTGATGTTGTCGATCGCCACGGCGGTGATCGTGACGCGCGTGTCGCGCGCGCAGGACATGGGCAAGCAGGTGCTTGGCCAGGTATTCGGCCAGCCGCGCGCGCTGGCGGTGGCTGGCGTGGTGCTGGGCGTGATGGGCCTGATCCCCGGCATGCCGAACATCGCCTTCCTGCTGCTGGGCGCGATCTGCGGCGGCGCGGCTTGGATGATGCTCAAGCGCGAGCGCGAGACCCGCGCGAAGCTGGCCGAGGAAGCCGCCGTCGAAGCCGCACCCGCCGCCGCGCCCGCCGAACGCCTGGAGCTGGGCTGGGAGGACGTCGCCGGCGTCGATCCGGTCGGCCTGGAAGTCGGTTACCGGCTGATCCCGCTGGTGGACAAGAACCAGGGCGGCGAGCTGATGGGACGCATCAAGTCGGTGCGCCGCAAGCTGTCGCAGGAGCTGGGTTTCCTGGTGCCGCCGGTGCATATCCGCGACAACCTGGACCTGGGGCCCAACACCTACCGCATCACCTTGATGGGCGTGCCGATGGGCGAGGCCGAGGTGCACAACGAGCGCCTGCTGGCGATCAACCCAGGCCGTGTGCATGGCCCGCTGCAGGGCATCGCCACGCAGGACCCGGCCTTCGGCCTGGAAGCGGTGTGGATCGAGACCGGGCAGCGCGACAACGCGCAGGCGCTGGGCTACACCGTGGTCGATCCGGCCACCGTGGTGGCGACGCATCTGTCGCACATCCTGCAGGGCCACGCGCACGAACTGCTCAGCCACCAGGACGTGCAGCAGCTGCTGGACCGCCTGGCCGCGGCCGCGCCGAAGCTGGTGGAAGACCTGGTGCCCAAGCGCATGTCGCTGGGCGTGGTGGTGAAGGTGCTGCAGAACCTGCTGGCTGAGCGGGTGCCGATCCGCAACATGCGTTCCATCGTCGAATCCTTGGCGGAACACGCGGGCCAGAGTCAGGATCCCGGCGCGCTCACCGCCGCCGTGCGCGTCGCGCTGGGCCGGCAGATCGTGCAGGAGATCGCTGGCCTCGGCACCGAGATCCCCGTCATCACGCTGGCGCCGGAGCTGGAGCAGATCCTGCTCTCGTCGCTCGGAAACGGCGGCGTAGCGGGCGCCGCGGTGGAGCCGGGCCTCGCCGACCGCTTGCAGACCGGTGTTGCGGACGCCGCGCGTCGCCAGGAAATGAGCGGCGAACCGGCCGTGCTGCTGGTCGCGCCGCAGCTTCGTCCGTGGCTCGCACGCTTCACGCGTCACGTGGCACAGAACCTGCACGTACTGGCCTACAACGAGGTTCCCGACAACCGTCGGGTGCGTTTGGTGCAGGCGCTGGGCCGGTAA
- the flhF gene encoding flagellar biosynthesis protein FlhF translates to MKIKRFVAADMRQAMREVREEQGPDAVILSTRRLDEGVEIIAAVDYDESLVREAARTGEPLPEQVRAKLIDTPAPPPLLPVRSRRAPAEEPAAKPVTPLLKAAPVAAAAPAPVAAPAVAAPVEAPPLHPMMEQAALDTARMRAELGSLRELLEAQMASLAWNDLQRRHPLRGRVLRDMARLGIDADIARQLADELPDQLSADQARYLPLGVLSRNLRITGYDIAASGGVMALVGPTGVGKTTTIAKLAARAVLRHGAAQVALVSTDHYRIGAAAQLEHYGRLLGTRVFPAHDAESLREVLDVLRGRRVVLVDTAGVAGSDPRLQQQMELLRAAGDVRTCLVLAANAQAQALDTMVRAFLPQQPQACILTKLDEAPSLGGALSALIRHRLPLDYTADGQRVPEDLTAADARVLVCRAAQALKGQAPAIDEGDMAERFGLAVANA, encoded by the coding sequence ATGAAGATCAAGCGATTCGTAGCCGCGGACATGCGCCAGGCCATGCGCGAAGTGCGCGAGGAGCAGGGGCCGGATGCGGTGATTCTTTCCACGCGCCGCCTCGACGAGGGCGTGGAGATCATTGCGGCGGTCGATTACGACGAGTCGCTGGTGCGCGAAGCCGCACGCACCGGCGAGCCGCTGCCGGAACAGGTCCGCGCAAAGCTGATCGACACACCGGCACCGCCGCCGCTGCTGCCGGTGCGGTCGCGGCGCGCGCCGGCGGAGGAGCCAGCCGCCAAGCCGGTGACACCCCTCCTGAAGGCCGCACCGGTCGCCGCCGCAGCGCCCGCGCCCGTAGCCGCTCCCGCGGTTGCCGCGCCGGTCGAGGCGCCGCCGCTGCACCCGATGATGGAACAGGCCGCGCTCGACACCGCGCGCATGCGTGCCGAACTGGGCAGCCTGCGCGAACTGCTGGAAGCGCAGATGGCCTCGCTGGCGTGGAACGACCTGCAGCGCCGCCATCCGCTGCGCGGCCGCGTGCTGCGCGACATGGCGCGGCTTGGCATCGACGCGGACATCGCCCGCCAGCTTGCCGACGAACTGCCCGACCAGCTCAGCGCCGACCAGGCGCGCTACCTGCCGCTGGGCGTGCTGAGCCGCAACCTGCGCATCACCGGTTATGACATCGCCGCCAGCGGCGGCGTGATGGCCCTGGTGGGCCCCACCGGCGTGGGCAAGACCACCACCATCGCCAAGCTCGCCGCGCGCGCCGTGCTGCGCCACGGCGCTGCGCAGGTGGCGCTGGTGAGCACGGACCATTACCGCATCGGTGCCGCCGCACAGCTCGAACACTACGGCCGCCTGCTCGGCACGCGCGTCTTCCCGGCGCACGACGCCGAAAGCCTGCGCGAAGTGCTCGACGTGTTGCGCGGCCGCCGCGTCGTGTTGGTGGATACCGCCGGCGTGGCCGGCAGCGATCCGCGCCTGCAGCAGCAGATGGAGCTGTTGCGCGCGGCCGGCGACGTGCGCACCTGCCTGGTGCTGGCCGCCAACGCGCAGGCGCAGGCGCTGGACACGATGGTGCGCGCCTTCCTGCCGCAGCAGCCGCAGGCCTGCATCCTCACCAAGCTGGACGAGGCTCCGAGTCTCGGCGGCGCGCTGTCGGCGCTGATCCGCCACCGCCTGCCGCTGGACTACACCGCCGACGGCCAGCGCGTGCCCGAGGACCTCACCGCCGCCGACGCGCGCGTGCTGGTCTGCCGCGCCGCGCAGGCGCTCAAAGGCCAGGCCCCGGCCATCGACGAGGGCGACATGGCCGAGCGTTTCGGCCTTGCCGTGGCGAACGCATGA
- a CDS encoding MinD/ParA family protein — MMTTLAINQAWGLKNLFSAFHPMGGGDARETGAVPQGASAPVPRRCRAIAVAGGKGGVGKSTVAVNLGMSLAMAGREVALLDADMGMANLDVLLGLQPARHIGHLLDGSCTLSELMLPAPHGLKVIPAGSGARRLAQLDTREHAAVIRAFDELPDPPEFLVVDTAAGVSDNVVMFAAAADDVVLVVCDEPASLTDAYALTKVLSRDFRVRRFHVVANMVRHAGEARQLYDKLARVCDRFLDVALDFMGAIPYDEHLRQAIRRQSAVVDLWPASRAARGFKQMAGVVDTWGEPQRTGRDRIAFFGGRAATAPDPAHGGW, encoded by the coding sequence ATGATGACGACGCTGGCGATCAACCAGGCCTGGGGCCTGAAAAATCTCTTCTCGGCCTTCCATCCGATGGGCGGCGGCGACGCTCGCGAGACGGGCGCCGTACCGCAGGGCGCATCGGCGCCGGTGCCCCGCCGCTGCCGCGCGATCGCGGTGGCCGGCGGCAAAGGCGGCGTCGGCAAGTCCACCGTGGCGGTGAACCTCGGCATGTCGCTGGCGATGGCCGGCCGCGAGGTCGCGCTGCTGGATGCCGACATGGGCATGGCCAACCTCGACGTGCTGCTGGGCCTGCAGCCGGCGCGCCACATCGGCCATCTGCTGGACGGCAGCTGCACGCTGAGCGAACTGATGCTGCCGGCGCCGCACGGGCTGAAGGTGATCCCGGCCGGCTCCGGCGCGCGGCGCCTGGCCCAGCTGGATACGCGCGAGCACGCCGCGGTGATCCGCGCCTTCGACGAGCTGCCCGATCCGCCGGAATTCCTGGTGGTCGACACCGCCGCGGGCGTCTCCGACAACGTGGTGATGTTCGCCGCCGCGGCTGACGACGTGGTGCTGGTGGTCTGCGACGAACCGGCCTCGCTCACCGACGCCTACGCGCTGACCAAGGTGCTCAGCCGCGACTTCCGCGTGCGGCGCTTCCACGTGGTGGCCAACATGGTGCGCCACGCCGGCGAGGCGCGGCAGCTCTACGACAAGCTCGCGCGCGTGTGCGACCGCTTCCTGGACGTGGCCCTGGATTTCATGGGGGCCATTCCCTACGACGAGCACCTGCGCCAGGCGATCCGCCGCCAGAGCGCGGTGGTGGACCTGTGGCCGGCCAGCCGGGCCGCGCGGGGATTCAAGCAAATGGCGGGTGTGGTCGATACATGGGGTGAACCCCAGAGGACGGGTCGCGACCGCATCGCCTTTTTCGGCGGCCGGGCCGCGACGGCGCCCGACCCGGCCCATGGGGGATGGTGA
- a CDS encoding RNA polymerase sigma factor FliA: MSVASEYLQLQRESTEEMVRRHAPLVRRIAYHLMGRLPPSVDVDDLVQAGMIGLLEAARNYATDRMASFETYAGIRIRGAMLDELRKTDWTPRSVHRKLREVTEVVRQIENETGADASDAEVIRRLGISAQEYHQILADAASARLLSLSAPEDDEEGAALDVADQEGLSPQDRFEQEGMREALVEAIGGLPEREQLVMSLYYEQELNLKEIGAVLGVTESRVCQIHGQALIRLRARMTGWRGAEGAAGSGGRHGGAKAPAQAQR; the protein is encoded by the coding sequence ATGAGCGTGGCTTCCGAATATCTGCAACTGCAACGCGAGAGCACGGAGGAGATGGTGCGCAGGCACGCTCCGCTGGTGCGGCGCATCGCCTATCACCTGATGGGCCGCCTCCCGCCGAGCGTGGACGTGGACGACCTGGTGCAGGCCGGGATGATCGGCCTGCTGGAAGCGGCGCGCAATTACGCCACGGACCGCATGGCCAGCTTCGAGACGTATGCGGGCATCCGCATCCGCGGCGCGATGCTGGACGAGCTGCGCAAGACGGACTGGACGCCACGCTCGGTGCACCGGAAGTTGCGCGAAGTGACCGAGGTGGTACGCCAGATCGAGAACGAAACGGGCGCGGACGCGAGCGATGCGGAGGTGATCCGCCGGCTCGGCATCAGCGCCCAGGAATACCACCAGATCCTGGCCGACGCGGCCAGCGCGCGCCTGCTCAGTCTCTCCGCGCCGGAGGACGACGAGGAGGGCGCCGCGCTCGACGTCGCCGACCAGGAAGGCCTGAGCCCGCAGGACCGCTTCGAGCAGGAAGGCATGCGCGAAGCCCTGGTCGAGGCGATCGGCGGATTGCCCGAACGGGAGCAGTTGGTGATGTCGCTGTACTACGAGCAGGAACTGAATCTGAAGGAGATCGGCGCCGTGCTCGGCGTGACGGAGTCGCGCGTCTGCCAGATCCACGGGCAGGCGCTGATCCGGCTGCGCGCGCGGATGACCGGCTGGCGCGGTGCCGAGGGCGCCGCCGGCAGCGGCGGGCGGCACGGCGGCGCGAAGGCGCCGGCCCAGGCCCAGCGCTGA
- the cheY gene encoding chemotaxis response regulator CheY, protein MDKNMKILVVDDFSTMRRIVRNLLVELGFSNGLIQEADDGVNAMTMLKQQSFDMVVTDWNMPNMTGIDLLRAIRAEPALKALPVLMVTAENNRDQIIAAAQAGVNGYIVKPFTAVTLKEKLDKIFERLAAQGASA, encoded by the coding sequence TTGGACAAGAACATGAAAATCCTCGTGGTGGACGACTTCTCCACCATGCGGCGCATCGTGCGCAACCTGCTCGTCGAGCTGGGTTTCAGCAACGGCCTCATCCAGGAGGCGGACGACGGCGTGAACGCCATGACGATGCTCAAGCAGCAGTCGTTCGACATGGTCGTCACCGACTGGAACATGCCCAACATGACTGGCATCGACCTGCTGCGCGCGATCCGCGCCGAGCCCGCGCTCAAGGCGCTGCCGGTGCTGATGGTCACCGCCGAGAACAATCGCGACCAGATCATCGCCGCCGCCCAGGCCGGCGTGAACGGTTACATCGTCAAGCCCTTCACGGCGGTCACGCTGAAGGAAAAGCTGGACAAGATCTTCGAGCGGCTTGCCGCCCAGGGAGCAAGCGCATGA